The proteins below are encoded in one region of Podarcis raffonei isolate rPodRaf1 chromosome 8, rPodRaf1.pri, whole genome shotgun sequence:
- the RNF166 gene encoding E3 ubiquitin-protein ligase RNF166 isoform X2, with translation MGGLVGEHWRCLPDLGESRRRFEGATEGGTTGVRMLRHRAEWVVGKASAFSFGIASCEDFWNRDADGFCGECLQPCLQVPSPLCPLCRMPFDPKKVEKASSVEKQLSSFKAPCRGCSKKVTLAKMRSHVTSCTKVQEQMANCPKFVPVVPTSQPIPSNIPNRSTFVCPYCGARNLDQQELVKHCMENHRNDPNKVLTVHFFSSSCPSVFQVCPVCSAMPWGDPSYKSANFLQHLLHRHKFSYDTFVDYSIDEEAALQAALALSLSEN, from the exons ATGGGGGGTCTGGTGGGGGAGCATTGGAGGTGTCTGCCCGATTTGGGAGAAAGCAGGAGAAGATTTGAGGGGGCGACCGAGGGAGGAACTACAGGCGTAAGGATGCTACGGCATAGAGCAGAGTGGG TGGTGGGAAAGGCCTCTGCCTTTTCGTTTGGTATTGCCTCTTGtgaagacttctggaacagagatGCTGATGG ATTCTGTGGGGAATGCCTGCAGCCATGCCTCCAAGTACCGTCTCCTCTCTGCCCACTCTGCCGCATGCCCTTTGACCCCAAAAAGGTGGAGAAGGCCTCCAGTGTAGAGAAGCAGCTCTCCTCATTCAAGGCTCCCTGCCGGGGCTGTAGCAAAAAG GTGACCCTCGCAAAGATGAGATCCCATGTCACATCCTGTACTAAGGTTCAGGAGCAGATGGCCAACTGTCCAAAGTTTGTTCCTGTTGTCCCGACGTCCCAACCCATTCCCAG CAATATCCCAAACCGGTCCACATTTGTGTGTCCCTATTGTGGAGCGCGGAACCTGGACCAGCAAGAGCTGGTGAAACACTGCATGGAAAACCACCGCAACGACCCCAACAAAGTG TTGACAGTccacttcttctcttcctcctgcccctCTGTGTTCCAGGTATGCCCAGTCTGTTCAGCCATGCCTTGGGGTGACCCCAGTTATAAGAGTGCCAACTTCCTACAGCATCTTCTGCACAGGCACAAGTTCTCCTATGACACATTTGTG GACTACAGCATCGATGAAGAAGCAGCACTGCAAGCGGCGCTGGCACTCTCCCTCTCCGAGAACTGA
- the SNAI3 gene encoding zinc finger protein SNAI3 codes for MLMSPRVYCTCPVGSLRRDSPLAMPRSFLVKKPSSTRVPNYGQLETRRQESSGLCHSWRGAAFPVLSQDGTPCPAAPYEAGSLWDHSSAIACLSPPLPQSSETKGEPTSSSQVGSGSSPGGSWGSATPLRDNQNNLNLPLAFSLFQRRTPNLGSPAEGNGDKLQGPQGIAANPLETFECPDCRKAYSTFSGLARHRQQRCKLQATTARKYFNCKHCDKEYASLGALKMHIRTHTLPCMCKICGKAFSRPWLLQGHIRTHTGEKPYACSHCSRAFADRSNLRAHLQTHSDIKKYQCHTCLKTFSRMSLLLRHEETACCPAAT; via the exons ATGCTAATGAGCCCGCGGGTTTATTGCACCTGCCCGGTCGGCTCGCTTCGCCGGGACTCTCCGCTCGCCATGCCGCGCTCTTTCTTGGTCAAGAAGCCCTCCAGCACTCGCGTCCCCAACTACGGCCAGCTGGAGACGCGCCGCCAAG AATCCAGTGGATTGTGCCACTCTTGGAGAGGGGCAGCATTCCCCGTCCTCAGTCAAGATGGCACGCCTTGTCCGGCAGCCCCCTATGAAGCTGGTAGCCTCTGGGACCACAGTTCTGCCATTGCCTGCCTGTCCCCACCTCTCCCACAGAGCAGTGAAACCAAAGGGGAGCCCACATCGAGCTCCCAAGTGGGTTCTGGGAGCAGCCCTGGCGGCAGCTGGGGCTCTGCCACCCCTCTGCGTGATAACCAGAACAACCTCAATCTCCCGTTGGCATTCAGCCTGTTCCAAAGGAGGACTCCCAACCTGGGCAGCCCAGCAGAGGGAAATGGAGACAAACTGCAGGGGCCACAAGGCATAGCTGCCAACCCCCTGGAGACGTTTGAGTGTCCGGACTGCCGCAAGGCCTACAGCACCTTCTCAGGCCTGGCCCGACACAGGCAGCAGCGCTGCAAGCTGCAGGCAACCACGGCAAGGAAGTATTTCAACTGCAAGCACTGCGACAAGGAGTACGCCAGCCTGGGTGCCCTCAAGATGCACATCCGCACCCACACGCTGCCTTGCATGTGCAAGATCTGTGGTAAAGCCTTCTCCCGGCCCTGGCTGCTGCAGGGGCATATCCGAACACACACAG GTGAAAAGCCCTACGCCTGTTCGCACTGCAGCCGAGCCTTTGCCGACCGCTCCAACCTCCGTGCCCACCTGCAGACCCATTCCGACATCAAGAAATACCAGTGCCACACCTGCCTGAAGACCTTCTCCCGGATGTCCCTGCTCCTGAGGCATGAGGAGACAGCCTGCTGCCCTGCTGCAACCTGA
- the RNF166 gene encoding E3 ubiquitin-protein ligase RNF166 isoform X4 — translation MAAAMFRSLLVSAGGSREATPSSAAAPSPAPPPPHPPEAGAALEAQFSCPICLEVYQRPVRIAPCRHTFCGECLQPCLQVPSPLCPLCRMPFDPKKVEKASSVEKQLSSFKAPCRGCSKKVTLAKMRSHVTSCTKVQEQMANCPKFVPVVPTSQPIPSNIPNRSTFVCPYCGARNLDQQELVKHCMENHRNDPNKVDYSIDEEAALQAALALSLSEN, via the exons ATGGCTGCCGCGATGTTCCGGAGCCTGCTGGTGTCCGCGGGCGGGTCCCGCGAGGCGACTCCTTCTTCTGCCGCCGCGCCCTCGCCCGCCCCGCCGCCGCCCCACCCGCCTGAGGCCGGCGCCGCGCTGGAGGCCCAGTTCAGCTGCCCCATTTGCCTGGAGGTCTATCAGCGCCCCGTGCGCATCGCCCCCTGCAGGCACAC ATTCTGTGGGGAATGCCTGCAGCCATGCCTCCAAGTACCGTCTCCTCTCTGCCCACTCTGCCGCATGCCCTTTGACCCCAAAAAGGTGGAGAAGGCCTCCAGTGTAGAGAAGCAGCTCTCCTCATTCAAGGCTCCCTGCCGGGGCTGTAGCAAAAAG GTGACCCTCGCAAAGATGAGATCCCATGTCACATCCTGTACTAAGGTTCAGGAGCAGATGGCCAACTGTCCAAAGTTTGTTCCTGTTGTCCCGACGTCCCAACCCATTCCCAG CAATATCCCAAACCGGTCCACATTTGTGTGTCCCTATTGTGGAGCGCGGAACCTGGACCAGCAAGAGCTGGTGAAACACTGCATGGAAAACCACCGCAACGACCCCAACAAAGTG GACTACAGCATCGATGAAGAAGCAGCACTGCAAGCGGCGCTGGCACTCTCCCTCTCCGAGAACTGA
- the RNF166 gene encoding E3 ubiquitin-protein ligase RNF166 isoform X1, with protein MAAAMFRSLLVSAGGSREATPSSAAAPSPAPPPPHPPEAGAALEAQFSCPICLEVYQRPVRIAPCRHTFCGECLQPCLQVPSPLCPLCRMPFDPKKVEKASSVEKQLSSFKAPCRGCSKKVTLAKMRSHVTSCTKVQEQMANCPKFVPVVPTSQPIPSNIPNRSTFVCPYCGARNLDQQELVKHCMENHRNDPNKVLTVHFFSSSCPSVFQVCPVCSAMPWGDPSYKSANFLQHLLHRHKFSYDTFVDYSIDEEAALQAALALSLSEN; from the exons ATGGCTGCCGCGATGTTCCGGAGCCTGCTGGTGTCCGCGGGCGGGTCCCGCGAGGCGACTCCTTCTTCTGCCGCCGCGCCCTCGCCCGCCCCGCCGCCGCCCCACCCGCCTGAGGCCGGCGCCGCGCTGGAGGCCCAGTTCAGCTGCCCCATTTGCCTGGAGGTCTATCAGCGCCCCGTGCGCATCGCCCCCTGCAGGCACAC ATTCTGTGGGGAATGCCTGCAGCCATGCCTCCAAGTACCGTCTCCTCTCTGCCCACTCTGCCGCATGCCCTTTGACCCCAAAAAGGTGGAGAAGGCCTCCAGTGTAGAGAAGCAGCTCTCCTCATTCAAGGCTCCCTGCCGGGGCTGTAGCAAAAAG GTGACCCTCGCAAAGATGAGATCCCATGTCACATCCTGTACTAAGGTTCAGGAGCAGATGGCCAACTGTCCAAAGTTTGTTCCTGTTGTCCCGACGTCCCAACCCATTCCCAG CAATATCCCAAACCGGTCCACATTTGTGTGTCCCTATTGTGGAGCGCGGAACCTGGACCAGCAAGAGCTGGTGAAACACTGCATGGAAAACCACCGCAACGACCCCAACAAAGTG TTGACAGTccacttcttctcttcctcctgcccctCTGTGTTCCAGGTATGCCCAGTCTGTTCAGCCATGCCTTGGGGTGACCCCAGTTATAAGAGTGCCAACTTCCTACAGCATCTTCTGCACAGGCACAAGTTCTCCTATGACACATTTGTG GACTACAGCATCGATGAAGAAGCAGCACTGCAAGCGGCGCTGGCACTCTCCCTCTCCGAGAACTGA
- the RNF166 gene encoding E3 ubiquitin-protein ligase RNF166 isoform X3 — MAAAMFRSLLVSAGGSREATPSSAAAPSPAPPPPHPPEAGAALEAQFSCPICLEVYQRPVRIAPCRHTFCGECLQPCLQVPSPLCPLCRMPFDPKKVEKASSVEKQLSSFKAPCRGCSKKVTLAKMRSHVTSCTKVQEQMANCPKFVPVVPTSQPIPSNIPNRSTFVCPYCGARNLDQQELVKHCMENHRNDPNKVVCPVCSAMPWGDPSYKSANFLQHLLHRHKFSYDTFVDYSIDEEAALQAALALSLSEN, encoded by the exons ATGGCTGCCGCGATGTTCCGGAGCCTGCTGGTGTCCGCGGGCGGGTCCCGCGAGGCGACTCCTTCTTCTGCCGCCGCGCCCTCGCCCGCCCCGCCGCCGCCCCACCCGCCTGAGGCCGGCGCCGCGCTGGAGGCCCAGTTCAGCTGCCCCATTTGCCTGGAGGTCTATCAGCGCCCCGTGCGCATCGCCCCCTGCAGGCACAC ATTCTGTGGGGAATGCCTGCAGCCATGCCTCCAAGTACCGTCTCCTCTCTGCCCACTCTGCCGCATGCCCTTTGACCCCAAAAAGGTGGAGAAGGCCTCCAGTGTAGAGAAGCAGCTCTCCTCATTCAAGGCTCCCTGCCGGGGCTGTAGCAAAAAG GTGACCCTCGCAAAGATGAGATCCCATGTCACATCCTGTACTAAGGTTCAGGAGCAGATGGCCAACTGTCCAAAGTTTGTTCCTGTTGTCCCGACGTCCCAACCCATTCCCAG CAATATCCCAAACCGGTCCACATTTGTGTGTCCCTATTGTGGAGCGCGGAACCTGGACCAGCAAGAGCTGGTGAAACACTGCATGGAAAACCACCGCAACGACCCCAACAAAGTG GTATGCCCAGTCTGTTCAGCCATGCCTTGGGGTGACCCCAGTTATAAGAGTGCCAACTTCCTACAGCATCTTCTGCACAGGCACAAGTTCTCCTATGACACATTTGTG GACTACAGCATCGATGAAGAAGCAGCACTGCAAGCGGCGCTGGCACTCTCCCTCTCCGAGAACTGA